A section of the Arthrobacter sp. Marseille-P9274 genome encodes:
- the rfaE2 gene encoding D-glycero-beta-D-manno-heptose 1-phosphate adenylyltransferase, translating to MRIVVVGDLLLDADVNGEASRLSPDAPVPVVDVAATERRAGGAGLVARMLARDGRDVQLVTVMSDDGASVLLRRELEGIDVVAGPSGAPTPVKTRIRAGGQAVARFDEGCGDAPVPAATEEMLAAVAAADAVIVADYGRGLAANADLRGLLTELAATIPVVWDPHPAGADPVPGATAVTPNLSEALKAAGLSGRDTATAARAAADLRRRWSCRSVVVTLGAAGALVLDDGGLPQAIPAPKVSAADPCGAGDRFAAALAVGLASGNGVAPAAERAVQEAASFLAAGGVDALNEAPAPPQLHGDGDAFAVAQQTRAAGGTVVATGGCFDLLHAGHARTLAAARSLGDCLVVCLNSDASVSRLKGDERPIMNQQDRAELLLSLECVDAVLVFEEQTPEAALERLRPDLWVKGGDYTADQLPEAKLLESWGGQTVTVPYYPARSTTKLAAALAKVG from the coding sequence GTCGCCCGCATGCTGGCGCGCGACGGGCGCGACGTTCAATTGGTCACGGTAATGTCCGACGACGGCGCTTCCGTCCTGCTGCGCCGGGAGCTGGAAGGCATCGACGTCGTTGCCGGCCCCTCGGGCGCCCCCACGCCGGTCAAGACGAGGATCCGGGCCGGCGGCCAGGCGGTGGCCCGTTTCGACGAAGGCTGCGGCGACGCCCCGGTCCCGGCAGCCACGGAGGAGATGCTCGCCGCGGTGGCCGCGGCGGATGCCGTCATCGTGGCCGACTACGGGCGGGGGCTGGCCGCGAATGCCGACCTGCGCGGGCTGCTCACCGAGCTGGCGGCCACGATCCCCGTGGTCTGGGACCCGCATCCCGCCGGCGCCGACCCCGTCCCCGGCGCCACCGCCGTGACGCCGAACCTGTCCGAGGCGCTCAAGGCCGCGGGGCTATCCGGCCGGGATACCGCAACCGCGGCCCGGGCGGCTGCCGATCTGCGGCGGCGCTGGTCCTGCCGGTCCGTCGTCGTCACCCTCGGCGCCGCGGGCGCGCTGGTGCTCGACGACGGCGGCCTGCCGCAGGCCATCCCCGCGCCGAAGGTCAGCGCGGCCGATCCCTGCGGCGCCGGCGACCGGTTCGCCGCCGCCCTCGCGGTAGGACTGGCCTCCGGTAACGGCGTCGCCCCCGCCGCAGAGCGGGCCGTGCAGGAGGCCGCGTCCTTCCTGGCCGCAGGCGGGGTGGACGCCTTGAACGAGGCTCCGGCGCCGCCGCAGCTGCACGGGGACGGCGACGCGTTCGCCGTCGCCCAGCAGACGCGCGCCGCAGGCGGGACCGTCGTGGCCACCGGCGGCTGCTTCGACCTGCTGCACGCCGGCCACGCCCGCACCCTCGCGGCGGCCCGGTCCCTGGGCGACTGCCTGGTCGTCTGCCTCAATTCGGACGCTTCCGTCAGCCGCCTCAAGGGCGACGAACGCCCGATCATGAACCAGCAGGACCGGGCCGAACTCCTGCTCTCGCTCGAATGCGTGGACGCCGTCCTGGTCTTCGAGGAGCAGACGCCCGAGGCTGCGTTGGAGCGGCTCCGTCCGGATCTCTGGGTCAAGGGCGGGGACTACACGGCGGACCAGCTGCCCGAGGCCAAGCTGCTCGAGTCCTGGGGCGGCCAGACGGTCACCGTTCCCTACTATCCGGCGCGGTCCACCACCAAGCTCGCCGCAGCGCTGGCCAAGGTCGGCTGA
- a CDS encoding SDR family oxidoreductase, whose translation MNAAASNPGRVLVTGGGSGLGAAVVEAVRAAGGTPVVLDRDVSRVAGAKALEVDVADREAVTAAVREAAESLDGLDAVVTAAGIDRCGRLEDVPAEEWEKVIGVNLLGTVSVVRAALPYLEANHGRVITVASSLGIKAVSDATAYCASKFGVVGFSRALAAETRGRIGVTTMIPAGMKTRFFDDRTEQYKPQDDSRLNDPERVAEAILFALGQPRGCEVREMVICHEEEDSWP comes from the coding sequence ATGAACGCAGCAGCAAGCAATCCCGGCCGCGTCCTGGTCACGGGAGGCGGCTCCGGGCTCGGCGCCGCTGTGGTCGAGGCCGTCCGCGCGGCCGGCGGCACCCCGGTGGTGCTGGACCGCGACGTGAGTCGGGTGGCCGGAGCCAAGGCGCTCGAAGTAGACGTGGCGGACCGCGAGGCCGTCACCGCCGCCGTGCGCGAGGCGGCGGAGTCGCTCGACGGACTGGACGCCGTCGTGACCGCCGCGGGGATCGACCGCTGCGGCAGGCTGGAGGACGTGCCGGCGGAGGAATGGGAGAAGGTGATCGGCGTGAACCTGCTCGGCACCGTCTCGGTGGTCCGCGCCGCACTGCCCTATCTGGAGGCGAACCACGGCCGCGTCATCACCGTGGCCTCCTCACTTGGTATCAAGGCCGTCTCCGACGCCACCGCCTACTGCGCGTCGAAATTCGGCGTGGTCGGCTTCAGCCGGGCGCTGGCCGCGGAGACCCGCGGCCGGATCGGGGTCACCACGATGATTCCCGCGGGCATGAAAACGCGCTTCTTCGACGACCGCACCGAGCAATACAAGCCGCAGGACGACTCACGGCTGAACGACCCGGAGCGGGTGGCCGAGGCGATCCTGTTCGCGCTCGGCCAGCCGCGCGGCTGCGAGGTGCGCGAGATGGTTATTTGCCACGAAGAAGAAGACTCGTGGCCCTAA